From Coffea arabica cultivar ET-39 chromosome 9c, Coffea Arabica ET-39 HiFi, whole genome shotgun sequence, one genomic window encodes:
- the LOC113708312 gene encoding uncharacterized protein, with protein MDASGDPSDRPAGDRPRSGLPPIKYQIRQKGAVVRWSPASRLRQCECRSNYYAYPNALVLAVAKEREELADDNAKLEAGVAKLEAEVAQVRATNEKQASRIKELEYDVLEVEDRVDDLCDQLRQARERELKRARKVRGRAEAILNLCDVGLEEDSDEASRFIQGLNVEIQKDLAAAQITAFSEAVEKAQRVESARLQAEVLHSGVAKLGEDRGEMLRVARLQHLAVPTGIAGSQTTTKITAGGNRKKDGTLRMCIDYRGLNNVTIKNKYPLPHIDELFDQLQGAVVFSKLDLRQGYYQLLIRKEDIPKTAFNSRYGHYEFAVMPFGLTNAPAAFMDLMHRVFKPYLDRFVVVFIDDILVYSKTCEEHEEHLSVVLQTLREHKLYAKFSKCEFWLEKVVFLGHVISHEGISVDPAKVEAVTNWKRPENPTEIRSFLGLAGYYRRFIKDFSKLAGPLTDLTKKYGQFIWNARCETSFQELKRRLTMAPVLVLPNGANVVADALSRKTDGQSERTIQTLEDMLRTCILDFGGNWGQHMTLVEFAYNNSFHSSIQMAPYEALYGRKCRSPIYWDEVGEKKALDPATIPWMEEAQEKVKLIRQRIQTAQSRQKSYADNRRKDLEFEVGDHVFLKITPLRSITAGKGKKLQPRYVGPYKILQRVGAVAYRLELPSSLSRIHNVFHVSMLKKYHPDPSHVLQPEDIEVDESLAYEEKPVQVLDRKVKELRNKRIPLVKVLWRNHGVEEATWEVEEEMRKKYPNLFGN; from the exons ATGGACGCgagtggtgacccgagtgaccgcccggcaggagatcgtcctcgTAGCGGGCTACCGCCAATTAAGTATCAGAtcaggcagaagggggccgtggtgcgttggagcccggccagccgccTCCGACAGTGTGAGTGCCGTAGCAACTACTACGCCTATCCGAACGCTCTAGTGTTGGCGGTGGCGAAGGAGCGTGAGGAGCTAGCGGATGATAATGCTAAGCTGGAAGCTGGGGTTGCCAAGTTGGAGGCCGAGGTGGCTCAGGTTAGGGCGACCAACGAGAAGCAAGCCTCGCGTATTAAAGAGCTAGAATATGACGTGCTCGAGGTCGAGGACAGAGTTGATGACCTATGTGACCAATTAAGGCAAGCACGAGAGCGCGAACTCAAGCGAGCTCGTAAAGTCAGGGGtcgcgctgaggcgatccttaatctgTGTGATGTTGGGCTCGAGGAGGATAGCGATGAGGCCTC GCGCTTTATCCAGGGGTTGAacgttgagattcagaaagacctcgcggcggctcagaTTACTGCGTTTAGCGAGGCTGTGGAAAAGGCCCAGCGAGTTGAAAGTGCGCGGttgcag GCAGAGGTACTCCATTCAGGGGTGGCCAAACTGGGCGAGGACCGAGGGGAAAtgctcagagtggctcggcttcagcATCTCGCGGTCCCTACGGGCATTGCGGGAAGTCAAACCACAACGAagataactgctggaggaaacagg aaaaaggacggaaccttgaggatgtgtattgactaccgGGGGCTAAACAATGTtacaatcaagaataaatatccactgccccacatcgatgagttgtttgaccaactgcaaggagcagtggtcttctcgaagttggacctccgacaaggatattatcagttgttaataaggaaggaggacattccgaaaactgctttcaactcaagatacgggcattacgagttcgccgttatgccctttggactgactaatgctcccgccgccttcatggacctaatgcatagggtttttaaaccctatctggaccgatttgtcgttgtgttcattgacgacattttggtctactctaagacatgcgaggagcatgaggagcatttgagtgTGGTGTTGCAGACTTTAAGGGAACATaagttgtacgccaagtttagtaaatgcgagttctggttggagaaagtggtattcctagggcacgtgatctcccacgaaggcatTTCAGTGGATCCGGCGAAGGTAGAGGCCgtgaccaattggaagaggccagaaaaccccacggaaattcgcagttttctagggctagctgggtactaccgaaggttcattaaagatttctccaaattagccggacctttaactgacctgacgaagaagTATGGTCAATTTATCTGGAACGctcgatgcgaaacaagttttcaggaactaaagagaagattgaccatggctccagtgctagttttgccaaatgga gcaaatgtggtagcagatgctttgagtcgtaag acggatggccagtcggaacggaccattcaaactctcgaggacatgctacgaacttgcattctggactttggaggcaactggggtcagcacatgaccttagtagagtttgcgtacaacaatagcttccattcgtcgattcaaatggctccgtacgaagccctatacggacgcaagtgccggtcgccgatttattgggacgaagttggtgaaaagaaagctctagacccagcaactattccatggatggaagaggctcaggaGAAGGTCaaattgatacggcaacgaatccaaacagctcaaagtcgacaaaagagctacgcagataaccgaagaaaggacttggagtttgaagttggagaccacgtatttctcaagatcacacccttacgaagtatcacggcgggcaaaggaaagaaacttcaaccgcggtacgtcggaccctacaagatccttcagagggttggagcggtcgcgtatcgattggaactgccatccagtctctctcgaatccacAATGTGTTTCACGTctcaatgctaaagaagtatcatcctgacccatcccatgtattaCAACCAGAGGATATCGAAGTGGACGAATCgcttgcctatgaagagaaaccggtccaagtgctcgatcggaaggtcaaagagctcagaaacaagcggattccgctagtgaaagtaCTATGGAggaaccatggggtagaggaagctacctgggaagtggaagaggaaatgcgaaagaagtatccaaaccttttcgggaattaa